A window of Arcobacter acticola genomic DNA:
CAGAAAGTTTCGTATTCAAACTTTTCTATTTTACCACCTAAAAAGCTTTTAGATTCTTCAAATCTATTAGATGTTTTTTTCTTGATATTTTTATATGTTTCATGGGCAATTTTTTCCATAATTGTTTCAAGTGAATTATAGATATTAAATAGCTCTTTTGAGTATTTTTTATAAATATTTTCAAAATGCTCAATAACTTTATTTTCGCAATCTTTTAAAACATCAACTAAAACATCATAAATTTTTGTAATAGTTTCATACTCCTGACTTTCTCATTTTTATCAAAAATCAATTTTTCTAAAAGTGATATCCCTTATTAAAGGGCTTTATAGACTATAAAATTCATAAAAGTGTGTGTCCTATAGTCTAAAACCTGCTACAATTTTAGTATGAGTTTACATATTAGACAGAAGAAAAATAGTAGTGGAACAATCAGTATTCAGATTATCGATAGAGTTCATAGGAAATATAAGGTTATAGAAACTATTGCTTGTGTAAAAAATGATTTAGATTTACAAATTTATTTAGATGTTGCAAATAAACGTTTAGAAGAACTGCGTCAACAAATGTATCCTACTTTATTTGATGAAAATAAAAATGAAGAGTTAATATTCATAGAACTTGGAAATAATGATTTAATACCAATAGGTGATGAATTAATCTATGGAAAATTATTTGAACGATTGGGATGTTCTAGTGTAGATTTGGATTGTAAAAGACTTCAGATGTTTAAAAATCTTGTTGTATCAAGATTACTGTATCCTGGTAGTAAATTATATTTGATTGATTATCTTGAATATTTTAAAAAAGAGAGTGTAGATAAAAATGCTATCTATAGATTTTTAGATACACTTTATGAAGAGAATTTAAAACTACAAATTGAAAAATGTGTATTTGATCATACTTATGCAAAAATGAACCAAACTATTGCATTTACATTTTATGATGTTACAACCCTGTACTTTGAATCTGAGAGTGAAGACGATCTTAGACGTATTGGATTTAGTAAAGAGGGTAAATTAGCACGTCCTCAGATACAACTGGGATTGTTTACAACACTACAAGGATATCCATTAAGCTTTGAGGTTTATGAGGGTAATAAATATGAGGGACATACTTTAGTTGATGTACTTAAAAAGTTTCAAAATAAATTTCAATTAAAAAATAAACCTGTAGTTGTAGCTGATAGAGGAATGCTAAACAATAATAATCTAGTATATCTTGAAAATAATGGATATAAATATATCCTTGCAGCCAAAATAAAAAATATATCAAATGATTTAAAAGAGCAAATATCAAACTTGATATTTTTAAATGATGGAGTAACTCATACACTTAAATTTAATAAAGATATACCATATACTGATGAGAATGACAATAAACAATCCATAAATATCAATCAAAGGTTAGTTCTTTCATATTCAACGGCAAGAGCTAAGAAAGATAAACATAATAGAGATAAAGCACTTGAAAGATTAAAGAAAAAAATTGAATTCTCAAAATCTATCACAAAAAAAGATTTAAAACTATCATACTATGCTAAATATCTTAACATCGATGATCATAAATGTGATATCACTTTTAATATCAATAATCAAAAAGTTGATAATGATTCAAAATTAGATGGTATAAAAGGTTTTATTACAAATGATTTTACACTAACACCAAGTGAAATTATAGAACACTATAATAATCAATATGCAGTAGAACAAGCATTTAGAATATCAAAAACTGATCTTAAAATCAGACCCATATACCATAGGCTAGAAACCAGAATAAAGGCTCATATTCTTATTTCATTTGTATCATACTCAATTTATAAAGAGTTTGATTCAAAACTTAAAGAAAATAATATTAAATTTAAATTCTCACAAAAACTTTTAAGAGATATAATTAAACATATGTTTGCACTTAGAACAAATGGAAAATTAGTCTACTTGAAATTTGATGAAATTCAACAACAAGTTTATAATGCAATTAAAAATAGTTAAAAAGTGTGTGTCCATATGAGAAAGTCAGGAATATTTTCAAAATGCTCAATAACTTTATTTTCGCAATCTTTTAAAACATCAACTAAAACATCATAAATTTTTGTAATAGTTTCATACTCTTTCACTAAAATATCACAAATACCTTTTAAATCTTTTTTAATAGCAAACTCTTTTGCTTCTGCTGCTTGTGGTCTGATTGTTTCATTAATAAAATCAATAACTTCTTGAATATTTGATTCTTGTAAAAGCTTTGTATTTGTTGTTGCATCTGAATCTTGAATTGCATGAATTTTACTTTTGTACTGTTTAAAGCTCTCTTCGAAAAAGTTTAAATCATCTACATCTTTTTCTAATAGCTCTTTTTTAAACTCATTTACAACTTTTGTATATTCATCATGTATTAAAATGTCTTTTTGATGTGCTCTTGATTCAAGTGCCATTCGAGCAGATATAGGAACAACTTTTGCAAAATATTTACCAAATTTTTCACTTACATAATTTGTTGTAGTGGTTACTTGATCAGGAGTTAATTTATCTTTTTGATTTAATACGCATAAAGATTTATTTTTAAAGTGTTGCATATATTCTTCTAAAACTTCAGCTTCTGACAGCTTTCCTGCGTTATCAATAAGTGTTAACCAAATAATTCCACCAACATCTCTTAGAACTTTTCTAGTGGTGTCTGTATCACTTTGAGATTGTGAATTAAGTCCTGGAGTATCTACAAATGAAATATCTTTTAAAATATCCATTGGTGCATAAAGTGTAAGATATTTTATATCTTTCATTTCATTTTGTCTTTGATCTGTAAAATCTGCAATTGCTTCAATTGGCGCGTATTCTTGTGCCCCTGAATAATAAGTGATTTTTAGTTTATACTCTTCCCCATAATTGATGAAATTTACTTTAGAAGTAACCGGTGTAATTCCAGTTGGTAAAATATTTCTTGAAAGTAGGGCATTTAAAAAAGTCGATTTTCCCGATGAAAATTGACCTGTAATTGCAACTTCCATTGGATATCTTGCTCGTCTAATTTGTTTATTTAAAATACCTACAAGCTGATTTGATGGAAAGAATTTTTCATCAAGTAATTTTGCTTGAATTTTTTTAATGTCCCCAACTAAACCTTCTTCATAAACAACTTCTTTTACTGAATAACTTTCTTTGTACTCATTTACAAAACTTTTTAGGATATTTAAATTTGCACTCATTAGTTTAATCCTTTTATTGTAACTGACATTGTCTCTAGTTTTTTAATATTTTTATGAATATCAATAGATAATTGAGCTTTATTTTTATCATTTTCTTCAAATGAATTTATTTGACTTTCTAAGGCCTTTTCATCATTTTTTAATTTTTGCTCAAAAGTTTTAAGTGGAGCATTTAATGTATCAAAAAATGAATCAATCAATAATCCACTTACTTTTTTTGCTTTTACTTTTATATCTTCTTCAATTGAAGAAAATTGATTTTTAATAAGGAGTTCGATTTCCCTATCAAGTTCATTTATTTTAGAATCTTTTGATTTTGAAACAGCAGCTACAATTTGTGTTATTAAAACTTCATTATTTGATGTTAAAAATCCAGCTTTAAAATCATCTTGGAAAAATCCTCTTGCATCAAAATTTTCATTTTTATGACCTATTGTAAAACCTAAATCATGATATTTTTGTTCACATTGTTCACCAATAGTTTGAGATTTTTTAATAAATTTATATCTATAATCTCTAATTACATCGATAATTCCATCTTTTATTGCCGTTTCAATTATAACTTTAATTCTTGAATTCTCAGGTCTTTTTTTAGTTTTTTCAAAAGAGTATCTAACATCATTTACAACTCTTTTTTTAATTACATTTTGAAGTTCTATTAACTCACTTTGTAAAAATGTTTCTAAAGAGTTGATATACTC
This region includes:
- a CDS encoding IS1634 family transposase gives rise to the protein MSLHIRQKKNSSGTISIQIIDRVHRKYKVIETIACVKNDLDLQIYLDVANKRLEELRQQMYPTLFDENKNEELIFIELGNNDLIPIGDELIYGKLFERLGCSSVDLDCKRLQMFKNLVVSRLLYPGSKLYLIDYLEYFKKESVDKNAIYRFLDTLYEENLKLQIEKCVFDHTYAKMNQTIAFTFYDVTTLYFESESEDDLRRIGFSKEGKLARPQIQLGLFTTLQGYPLSFEVYEGNKYEGHTLVDVLKKFQNKFQLKNKPVVVADRGMLNNNNLVYLENNGYKYILAAKIKNISNDLKEQISNLIFLNDGVTHTLKFNKDIPYTDENDNKQSININQRLVLSYSTARAKKDKHNRDKALERLKKKIEFSKSITKKDLKLSYYAKYLNIDDHKCDITFNINNQKVDNDSKLDGIKGFITNDFTLTPSEIIEHYNNQYAVEQAFRISKTDLKIRPIYHRLETRIKAHILISFVSYSIYKEFDSKLKENNIKFKFSQKLLRDIIKHMFALRTNGKLVYLKFDEIQQQVYNAIKNS
- a CDS encoding dynamin family protein, encoding MSANLNILKSFVNEYKESYSVKEVVYEEGLVGDIKKIQAKLLDEKFFPSNQLVGILNKQIRRARYPMEVAITGQFSSGKSTFLNALLSRNILPTGITPVTSKVNFINYGEEYKLKITYYSGAQEYAPIEAIADFTDQRQNEMKDIKYLTLYAPMDILKDISFVDTPGLNSQSQSDTDTTRKVLRDVGGIIWLTLIDNAGKLSEAEVLEEYMQHFKNKSLCVLNQKDKLTPDQVTTTTNYVSEKFGKYFAKVVPISARMALESRAHQKDILIHDEYTKVVNEFKKELLEKDVDDLNFFEESFKQYKSKIHAIQDSDATTNTKLLQESNIQEVIDFINETIRPQAAEAKEFAIKKDLKGICDILVKEYETITKIYDVLVDVLKDCENKVIEHFENIPDFLIWTHTF